In one Buchnera aphidicola (Pemphigus immunis) genomic region, the following are encoded:
- the rpsR gene encoding 30S ribosomal protein S18, whose protein sequence is MVRYFRRRKFCKFTAEKIKEIDYKDISILRNYITESGKIVPSRITGTKAKYQRQLSRAIKRARYLSLLPYTDKHQ, encoded by the coding sequence ATGGTTCGTTATTTTCGTCGTCGTAAGTTTTGTAAATTTACAGCAGAAAAAATAAAAGAAATAGATTATAAAGATATCTCTATCTTAAGAAATTATATAACTGAAAGTGGTAAAATTGTGCCTAGTAGAATTACTGGAACTAAAGCTAAATACCAACGTCAATTATCTCGTGCTATCAAAAGAGCCCGATATTTATCTTTATTACCATATACAGATAAACATCAGTAA
- the dut gene encoding dUTP diphosphatase: MNKKIDIRILDSRIGTVFPYLNYATKGSSAIDLRACIKKKLKLSSLESILLPTGIAIHISDPEITAMILPRSGLGHIFGIVLGNSVGLLDSDYQGQIMVSIWNRSDKEYTVQPGDKIAQMVFVPIIRPVFNIVNNFTISTERGKKGFGHSGNQ; the protein is encoded by the coding sequence ATGAATAAAAAAATTGATATTAGAATTTTAGATTCTAGAATTGGTACAGTTTTCCCATATTTAAATTATGCCACTAAAGGATCTTCTGCTATAGATTTACGAGCATGTATAAAAAAAAAATTAAAATTGTCATCTTTGGAATCAATTTTATTACCTACTGGAATTGCTATTCATATTTCTGATCCTGAAATTACTGCTATGATTTTACCTCGTTCCGGTTTAGGACATATTTTTGGTATTGTTTTAGGTAATTCAGTCGGTTTATTAGATTCTGATTATCAAGGTCAGATAATGGTTTCTATTTGGAATAGAAGTGACAAAGAATACACAGTGCAACCTGGTGATAAAATAGCACAAATGGTTTTTGTACCTATAATTCGTCCAGTATTTAATATAGTAAATAATTTTACTATAAGTACCGAACGAGGTAAAAAAGGTTTTGGTCATTCTGGAAATCAATAA
- a CDS encoding oxidative damage protection protein → MNRIIFCKFLKKEAEGQEYQIYPGILGKRIYNEISKSAWKIWMSKQTMIINEKKLNMLNLNDRKIIEKHMENFLFKNK, encoded by the coding sequence ATGAATCGTATCATTTTTTGTAAATTTTTAAAAAAAGAAGCAGAAGGACAAGAATACCAAATATACCCAGGAATATTAGGAAAACGTATATATAATGAAATTTCTAAATCAGCCTGGAAAATATGGATGTCTAAACAAACAATGATAATCAATGAAAAAAAATTAAATATGTTAAATTTAAATGACAGAAAAATAATAGAAAAACATATGGAAAATTTCTTATTTAAAAATAAATAA
- the mutY gene encoding A/G-specific adenine glycosylase: MNTFYKFYQLIINWYHIHGRKKLPWQIKKTPYKIWLSEIMLQQTQVKTVIPYFNAFIKKFPDFNSLKKASMNEICFLWSGLGYYARAKNLYKTTKIISEKYKNKFPDNFFELIQLPGIGKSTAGAILSLAFGYYYPILDGNVKRIITRYYAINIKINEKKTESKLWKIINNITPIHNTGKFNQAMMDLGSLICTRIKPKCHICPLNINCISLSNKNCEDYPKKNSYKNILKKTFYFLILQYNHFIFLKKRPSYGIWANLFSFPEFYKEINAQSWINEKNIKKSKKQIINPFYHYFTHLKLHIIPIHITVTLSQKKNIHHNYAIWYNLINPQLIGLSSPVKKIITILKKYEVK; the protein is encoded by the coding sequence ATGAATACTTTTTATAAATTCTATCAATTAATTATAAATTGGTACCACATTCATGGTAGAAAAAAATTACCTTGGCAAATAAAAAAAACACCTTATAAAATTTGGCTATCAGAAATAATGTTACAACAAACACAAGTAAAAACTGTCATTCCTTATTTCAATGCCTTTATTAAAAAATTTCCAGACTTTAACAGTTTAAAAAAAGCTTCTATGAATGAAATATGTTTTCTTTGGAGCGGATTAGGATATTATGCTAGAGCAAAAAATTTATATAAAACAACCAAAATTATTTCTGAAAAATATAAAAATAAATTTCCAGATAATTTTTTTGAACTAATTCAATTACCTGGAATAGGAAAATCTACCGCTGGAGCTATTTTGTCATTAGCATTCGGATATTATTATCCTATTTTAGACGGTAATGTAAAAAGAATTATTACTCGCTACTATGCAATTAATATAAAAATAAATGAAAAAAAAACAGAAAGTAAACTATGGAAAATTATCAATAACATTACTCCAATACATAATACTGGAAAATTTAATCAAGCTATGATGGATTTAGGTTCTTTAATTTGTACAAGAATAAAACCAAAATGTCATATTTGTCCATTAAATATCAATTGTATATCATTATCAAATAAAAATTGTGAAGATTACCCTAAAAAAAATAGTTACAAAAATATTTTAAAAAAAACTTTTTATTTTTTAATTTTACAATATAATCATTTTATATTCTTAAAAAAAAGACCATCATATGGAATATGGGCTAATTTATTTTCTTTCCCGGAATTTTATAAAGAAATAAATGCTCAATCTTGGATAAATGAAAAAAATATTAAAAAAAGTAAAAAACAAATCATTAATCCTTTTTACCATTATTTTACCCATTTAAAATTACATATTATACCTATACATATAACTGTAACTTTATCGCAAAAAAAAAATATTCATCATAACTATGCAATTTGGTATAACCTTATAAATCCACAATTAATTGGTTTATCCAGTCCTGTTAAAAAAATTATAACCATTCTTAAAAAATATGAGGTAAAATAG
- the ruvX gene encoding Holliday junction resolvase RuvX → MLILSFDFGIKNIGVAVGQKLTFTAHALKPLQAKFGVPNWNQVNALILEWKPQFIVVGLPLNIDGSKQNITKKTEKFAKLIKKKFSLHVELHDERLSTIEAKSILFAQGGFKSLKKNNIHSISAVIILESWFFNTEYKKNNFC, encoded by the coding sequence ATGCTTATATTATCCTTTGATTTTGGAATAAAAAATATCGGTGTAGCTGTAGGACAAAAGTTAACTTTTACAGCACATGCGTTAAAACCTCTTCAAGCTAAATTTGGAGTTCCAAATTGGAATCAAGTTAATGCTCTTATATTAGAATGGAAACCACAATTCATTGTAGTTGGATTACCATTAAATATAGATGGAAGCAAACAAAATATAACAAAAAAAACAGAAAAATTTGCAAAATTAATAAAAAAAAAATTTTCTTTACATGTAGAATTGCATGATGAACGTCTAAGTACAATAGAAGCTAAGTCAATATTATTTGCACAAGGTGGTTTTAAATCGTTAAAAAAAAATAACATCCACTCAATTTCCGCAGTAATTATATTAGAAAGTTGGTTTTTTAATACTGAATATAAAAAAAATAATTTTTGTTGA
- the rplI gene encoding 50S ribosomal protein L9, which produces MQVILLSKEKQLGNLGELIDVKSGYARNYLLPKGKAILATKKNIEIVELQKIKLKEKIANKLAIAQSKVNKINSIESIIIKSKSGEEGKLFGSIGTRDIAEAITLLGVPINKNEIRLPNGKLRYIGEHQVIFHPHNEVTVMITIHIVSNS; this is translated from the coding sequence ATGCAAGTTATTCTTCTTTCTAAAGAAAAACAATTAGGTAATTTAGGTGAGTTAATTGATGTAAAATCAGGTTATGCAAGAAATTATCTTTTACCTAAAGGAAAAGCAATTTTAGCTACTAAAAAAAATATTGAAATTGTTGAGTTGCAAAAAATTAAATTAAAAGAAAAAATAGCTAATAAATTAGCTATTGCTCAATCTAAGGTAAACAAAATAAATTCGATCGAATCAATAATAATAAAATCTAAATCTGGAGAAGAAGGTAAATTATTTGGTTCCATAGGAACTCGTGATATTGCAGAAGCGATAACTTTATTAGGTGTTCCAATTAATAAGAATGAAATTCGTTTACCAAATGGTAAATTACGTTATATAGGTGAACATCAAGTAATATTTCATCCTCATAATGAAGTAACTGTAATGATTACTATACATATTGTTTCTAACTCTTAA
- the sbcB gene encoding exodeoxyribonuclease I, with protein MTKFLKKYKKNISTFIFYDYETFGTNSALDKPAQFACIRTDINFNIIDKPKILYCYPPIDYLPNPESILITGITPQKTFLDGYNEFYFSKYIYNILNVGNTCVIGYNNILFDDEITRNIFYRNLLDPYSWSWKNGNSRWDLLGVLRTYYALRPNGINWPINDTGMPSFKLEDISKENNISHITAHDALSDVYATVALAKLLKEKNAKLFQFLFDIRTKVQLLSLIDTNNMTPIFYISGLFGASRSNIGLISPILRHPKNNNILIGIDLSKNILLLINYLKKIYTKKLNYNELFSLGLLFIYLNRCPIFVPLNCLLKKDLDRLNIDKQNCYSNLYILKRTLSIKNYILFFLNYSYDVLPKDIDLKIYDSFFCNQDKKIIEKLHVQLPLDDVDENFFFRDNRIEKILFRCKARNFPIFLKNNEKKVWFKYCSTVLNKKLISKYRLNIKFLLKKHNEDEKKIFLLKELLIYSENLESYIFCC; from the coding sequence ATGACAAAATTTCTTAAAAAATATAAAAAAAATATATCAACATTTATTTTTTATGATTATGAAACTTTTGGAACAAATTCTGCTTTAGATAAACCTGCGCAATTTGCATGTATTCGTACTGATATTAATTTTAATATTATTGATAAACCAAAAATATTATATTGTTACCCTCCAATAGATTATTTACCAAATCCTGAATCAATATTAATTACAGGTATTACTCCACAAAAAACATTTTTAGATGGTTATAATGAATTTTATTTTTCTAAATATATCTATAATATTCTTAATGTAGGTAATACTTGTGTTATAGGTTATAATAATATTCTTTTTGATGATGAAATTACTCGAAATATTTTTTATAGGAATTTATTAGATCCTTATTCTTGGAGTTGGAAGAATGGTAATTCTCGTTGGGATTTATTGGGTGTTTTGCGTACATATTACGCACTTCGACCTAATGGAATAAATTGGCCGATAAATGACACAGGAATGCCTAGTTTTAAATTAGAGGATATTAGTAAAGAAAATAACATTTCCCACATTACAGCGCATGACGCTCTATCGGATGTTTATGCAACTGTTGCGTTAGCAAAATTGTTAAAAGAAAAAAATGCAAAATTATTTCAATTTTTATTTGACATACGTACTAAAGTACAATTATTAAGTTTAATAGATACAAATAATATGACGCCAATATTTTATATATCTGGATTATTTGGTGCTTCTCGGAGTAATATTGGTTTAATATCTCCAATATTACGACATCCTAAAAACAATAATATATTAATAGGTATTGATTTAAGTAAAAATATACTTCTTTTAATTAATTATTTAAAAAAAATATATACTAAAAAATTAAATTATAATGAATTATTTTCATTAGGATTGTTATTTATATATTTAAATAGATGTCCGATATTTGTTCCTTTAAATTGTCTTTTGAAAAAAGATTTAGATAGATTAAATATTGATAAGCAAAATTGCTATAGTAATTTATATATTTTAAAGAGAACATTATCAATTAAAAACTATATTTTATTTTTTTTAAATTATAGTTATGATGTATTACCAAAAGATATTGATTTAAAAATTTATGATTCTTTTTTTTGTAATCAAGATAAAAAAATTATAGAAAAATTACATGTACAACTTCCATTAGATGATGTTGATGAGAATTTTTTTTTTCGTGATAATAGAATTGAAAAAATATTATTTCGTTGTAAAGCTCGTAATTTTCCTATTTTTTTAAAAAATAATGAAAAAAAAGTATGGTTTAAATATTGTAGCACAGTTTTAAATAAGAAATTAATATCTAAATATAGATTAAACATAAAATTTTTATTAAAAAAACATAATGAAGATGAAAAAAAAATTTTTTTATTAAAAGAGTTGTTAATTTATTCTGAAAATTTAGAAAGTTATATTTTTTGTTGTTAA
- the pyrE gene encoding orotate phosphoribosyltransferase, which yields MINWKKEFIKFSLEKKVLQFGNFNLKSGRKSPYFFNSGLFCTGKDIFKLGKFYAHAIIESKIKCNILYGLAYKGIPIVTSTSFSLNQYYNINLPFCFNRKKIKKYGEGGTLIGHELKKNIIIIDDVITVGTAIKSAMKHIQQKSKIVISAIIVALDRQEIGNKTYSAVKEIEDEYGCKVISIINMQDLINYLSEKKDMKYNLDKLYNYRLRYGINKTE from the coding sequence ATGATCAATTGGAAAAAAGAATTTATTAAGTTTTCTTTAGAAAAGAAAGTATTACAATTTGGTAATTTTAATTTAAAATCAGGAAGAAAAAGTCCTTATTTTTTTAATTCTGGATTATTCTGTACTGGGAAAGATATATTTAAATTAGGTAAATTTTATGCTCATGCTATAATAGAATCAAAAATAAAGTGCAACATTCTTTATGGATTAGCCTATAAAGGAATTCCTATTGTAACATCTACATCTTTTTCTTTAAATCAATATTATAATATCAATCTTCCTTTTTGTTTTAACAGAAAAAAAATTAAAAAATATGGTGAAGGAGGAACACTAATAGGTCATGAATTAAAAAAAAATATTATAATTATAGATGATGTAATTACAGTTGGTACAGCTATTAAAAGTGCAATGAAACATATTCAACAAAAAAGTAAAATTGTTATTTCAGCAATAATTGTGGCGTTAGATCGTCAAGAAATAGGTAACAAAACTTATTCTGCTGTAAAAGAAATAGAAGACGAATATGGTTGTAAAGTAATATCTATTATTAATATGCAAGATTTAATTAATTATCTATCAGAAAAAAAAGATATGAAATATAATTTAGATAAATTATATAATTATCGTCTTAGGTATGGTATAAATAAAACAGAATAA
- the cysQ gene encoding 3'(2'),5'-bisphosphate nucleotidase CysQ produces MLNEIFKLVKEVGSVIMQHYSKTKLINVSYKSDGSPVTTVDKIADDIIKNRLKIINPDIPLLSEESFSNWNKNRNWNKYWLIDPLDGTKEFLNKRCEFTVNIALIKKGIPVFGVIYVPFFKTLYYTNNNKSWKEEKGHTKEIHVSDNTPSRIGLSYSHTDNNIYNYLEKLESYKIIKIGSSFKFCLVAEGKIQFYPRLGRTKIWDTAAGDALVTAAGGIVNTWNRIPLNYYPKFNFFNPGFFAATNAKLYDIIFSEYKINNEL; encoded by the coding sequence ATGTTAAATGAAATTTTTAAATTAGTTAAAGAAGTAGGTAGTGTGATAATGCAACATTATAGCAAAACAAAATTAATTAATGTCTCTTATAAATCAGATGGATCTCCTGTAACTACAGTAGATAAAATAGCGGATGATATAATTAAAAATAGATTAAAAATTATTAATCCAGATATTCCTTTATTATCTGAAGAAAGTTTTTCCAATTGGAACAAAAATAGAAATTGGAATAAATATTGGTTAATCGATCCATTAGATGGGACCAAGGAATTTTTAAATAAACGATGTGAATTTACGGTTAATATTGCATTAATTAAAAAAGGAATTCCTGTCTTTGGTGTAATTTATGTTCCTTTTTTTAAAACATTGTATTATACAAATAATAATAAATCCTGGAAAGAAGAAAAAGGACATACAAAAGAAATTCATGTTAGTGATAATACTCCATCACGTATTGGGTTAAGTTATTCCCATACAGACAATAATATTTATAATTATTTAGAAAAATTAGAATCTTATAAAATAATCAAAATAGGTTCTTCTTTTAAATTTTGTTTGGTTGCAGAAGGTAAAATACAGTTTTACCCTCGTTTAGGGAGAACTAAAATTTGGGATACAGCTGCTGGAGATGCTTTAGTAACTGCTGCTGGAGGTATAGTAAATACGTGGAATCGAATACCATTGAATTACTATCCTAAGTTTAATTTTTTTAATCCAGGATTTTTTGCTGCAACTAATGCAAAATTATATGATATAATATTTAGTGAATATAAAATTAATAATGAACTATGA
- the trmB gene encoding tRNA (guanosine(46)-N7)-methyltransferase TrmB, with product MIENIIIPKYNNNGIFLRQIRSFVLRNKKINDSGIKIIKNIFPILGLSFKTEKIDLNKIFDSISPIVLEIGFGTGKTLVDTALKNSKKNFLGIEVHQNSFLKCLKYAFFKKTKNLKVIYHDAEEVMLYMIKNRTLSTVQLFFPDPWHKKRHHKRRILKKKFINLILKKLVIGGTLHVATDCQSYADDIIEIINHIPEYKNLSETNNYIIRPKSRPVTKFEKKAIVLNKVIFDLFFEKIR from the coding sequence ATGATTGAGAATATTATAATTCCGAAATATAATAATAATGGTATATTTTTACGTCAGATTCGTAGTTTTGTTCTTAGAAATAAAAAAATTAATGATTCTGGTATAAAAATTATAAAGAATATTTTCCCTATTTTGGGTTTATCATTTAAGACAGAAAAAATAGATTTGAATAAGATTTTTGATTCTATATCTCCTATAGTATTAGAAATTGGATTTGGAACAGGAAAAACGTTAGTAGATACTGCTTTAAAAAACAGTAAAAAAAATTTTTTAGGTATTGAAGTGCATCAAAATAGTTTTTTAAAATGTTTAAAATATGCATTTTTTAAGAAAACAAAAAATTTAAAGGTTATATATCATGATGCAGAAGAAGTAATGTTATATATGATTAAAAATAGAACATTGTCTACAGTACAATTATTTTTTCCTGATCCGTGGCATAAAAAAAGACATCATAAAAGAAGAATTTTGAAAAAAAAATTTATTAATTTAATTTTAAAAAAATTAGTTATAGGTGGTACATTACATGTAGCTACTGATTGTCAGAGTTATGCAGATGATATTATTGAAATAATAAATCACATTCCAGAATATAAAAATTTGTCAGAAACAAATAATTATATTATAAGACCAAAGAGTCGTCCTGTAACTAAATTTGAAAAAAAAGCTATTGTTTTGAATAAAGTTATATTTGATTTATTTTTTGAAAAAATAAGATGA
- the hemW gene encoding radical SAM family heme chaperone HemW: MITLPPLSLYIHIPWCFKKCPYCDFNTYVTKHKIPEKEYIHHLILDLKKDIHLTSNRIINTIFIGGGTPSLFHYESIHILLKEIKKCVYVSPSAEITIETNPKDIEYKKILKYKEIGITRLSVGIQTFNKKQLHLLSRDKESIDIPTIKTIIHDIKFENVNFDIMYGLPSQSLKTALSDLKKAISLNPHHISWYQLTIEPNTVFYSKKLNLPNSENMWKIWKKGRKLLTLSGYQQYEISSYSKKGYHCKHNINYWKYGDYIGIGCGAHGKLTQKNGTLIRVIKNKGIFDFINGKYINKIYTVKDQDKPFEYFMNTLRLFQPIYRKNFSKYTFLKEKYIKKNIESAISQNYLQETLLTWKTTEKGKLFLNTLLEMFLHD, from the coding sequence ATGATAACTTTACCTCCTCTTAGTTTATATATTCATATTCCTTGGTGCTTTAAAAAATGTCCTTACTGCGATTTTAATACTTATGTAACAAAACATAAAATTCCAGAAAAAGAATATATTCATCATCTAATATTAGATTTAAAAAAAGATATACATTTAACTTCAAATAGAATTATTAATACTATTTTTATTGGTGGAGGAACACCCAGTTTGTTTCATTATGAATCTATACACATATTATTAAAAGAAATAAAAAAATGTGTTTATGTTTCTCCATCAGCAGAAATTACAATTGAAACTAACCCTAAAGATATTGAATATAAAAAAATTCTAAAATATAAAGAAATTGGAATCACCAGACTTTCTGTAGGTATACAAACTTTCAATAAAAAACAATTACACTTATTATCACGAGATAAAGAAAGTATTGATATCCCTACCATTAAAACTATCATACATGATATTAAATTTGAAAACGTAAATTTTGATATAATGTACGGACTTCCGTCACAATCGTTAAAAACCGCTTTATCAGATTTAAAAAAAGCCATTTCTTTAAATCCTCACCATATTTCATGGTATCAATTAACTATTGAACCCAATACTGTTTTTTATAGTAAAAAACTTAATTTACCAAACTCAGAAAATATGTGGAAAATATGGAAAAAAGGAAGAAAATTATTAACTTTATCAGGTTATCAACAGTATGAAATTTCTTCTTATTCGAAAAAAGGATACCATTGTAAACACAACATCAACTACTGGAAATATGGTGATTATATAGGTATAGGTTGTGGTGCTCACGGTAAACTAACACAAAAAAATGGTACTCTAATTAGAGTGATTAAAAATAAGGGTATTTTCGATTTTATAAATGGAAAATACATAAATAAAATATATACAGTAAAAGACCAAGATAAACCTTTTGAATATTTTATGAACACTTTGAGATTATTCCAACCCATATATCGAAAAAACTTTAGTAAATATACTTTTCTTAAAGAAAAATATATTAAAAAAAATATTGAATCTGCTATCTCTCAAAATTATTTGCAAGAAACATTACTTACTTGGAAAACTACAGAAAAGGGAAAATTATTTTTAAATACTTTGTTAGAAATGTTTTTACATGATTGA